In Malania oleifera isolate guangnan ecotype guangnan chromosome 8, ASM2987363v1, whole genome shotgun sequence, a single window of DNA contains:
- the LOC131161702 gene encoding uncharacterized protein LOC131161702, whose product MAKGRQSEEKAGVFFLATLVLWFVSVFFEITFNKRTELLPLLAGCCFFQSANSLIRFCLSRDALFVNTSVSLLHSSITSASVVFILVNQLISTGLHDMFEHAQLFGGTWPWAYPALCFSCGYFAYDQWDMLHYRLYSGWIPAILVHHLILLVCFTLALYRNVTINYLILTLFCELHSIFLHVRKVRRMAGVRDAKSQIVRVEWILNWVTFILARFTSHILITIKLIRDASKFGKGLELPLALLGMAAMNLLNIFLGIDLFNAYRREKNHQQNHWND is encoded by the exons atggcaaAGGGAAGGCAGAGTGAGGAGAAAGCAGGAGTATTCTTCTTGGCGACTCTGGTCCTCTGGTTCGTGTCTGTGTTCTTCGAGATAACATTCAACAAGCGCACGGAGCTACTTCCCCTTCTCGCTGGCTGTTGTTTCTTCCAATCTGCCAACTCTCTCATCCGCTTCTGCCTTTCTCGGGATGCCCTTTTCGTCAAcacctccgtctctctccttcacTCCTCCATTACCTCTGCTTCAG TGGTTTTCATTTTGGTAAATCAGTTGATTAGTACTGGCTTGCATGACATGTTTGAGCACGCACAGTTGTTTGGGGGTACTTGGCCATGGGCATATCCAGCTTTGTGCTTCTCATGTGGTTATTTTGCATATGATCAGTGGGATATGCTACATTATCGTTTATACAGTGGTTGGATCCCAGCTATCCTAGTTCATCATCTGATACTCCTTGTTTGCTTTACGCTTGCTTTGTATCGGAATGTTACCATCAACTACCTTATTCTCACTCTCTTTTGTGAG CTGCATTCTATTTTTCTGCACGTAAGGAAAGTGCGACGGATGGCTGGTGTTCGTGATGCCAAGAGCCAAATTGTTAGGGTAGAATGGATTCTAAACTGGGTCACTTTCATTCTAGCAAGATTCACATCACACATTCTCATCACCATCAAACTTATCAGAGATGCTTCCAAGTTTGGCAAGGGTTTAGAGCTCCCACTCGCTCTTCTTGGGATGGCTGCAATGAATTTGCTTAATATTTTCCTTGGCATTGATCTCTTCAATGCTTATCGGAGGGAGAAGAATCACCAGCAGAACCATTGGAATGATTGA